A single genomic interval of Musa acuminata AAA Group cultivar baxijiao chromosome BXJ3-4, Cavendish_Baxijiao_AAA, whole genome shotgun sequence harbors:
- the LOC135637303 gene encoding transcription factor MYC2-like, whose product MWWSPSTAAGMNLCADDSVSMMEALIATAADLQGCPWAVVSPPPRPPAPVTPSDVSRSFSATATAPVPAPHLDKEMLHERLQALIEGVRDSWTYVILWQSSVDTDTGESLLVWADGCYKGCEEDKRKQQPAAASAASAAEQVRRKRVLRELNSLIDGDERSSSANEAAEDEVTDSEWFFLVSMTQSFVNGSGLPGQALFSGDPSWLAGADRLAVAPCDRARQATVFGIQTMVYVPVSPGVLELGSTQLICHSSEITNKIRILFDLNSLQMPLANAAAGSVLSPLSLAASTAVNQGEIDPSELWFADPSLVEIKDFVLPNSASVEISVSKPLIHFDSNHSSRTLRENPSPFQIQQSNGQRYQQRQQHQSSSGNDSQTQPFFARELNFSELLHTGPAAPLQSVKPESDENGNFIGSKRNSSAAIVASNMFSSHQIAAAVPDDNMNNSSTGAMSMPRSNDEAKLVFSSAPARPSSIALMKCSPGGGSIGDFLEGADSDHSDTERSMRKMESSLLTDPEKRPRKRGRKPANGREEPLNHVEAERQRREKLNQRFYALRSVVPNVSKMDKASLLGDATTYINELRVKLQSLESEKEGLEAQVEALRKDRQSPPARSPHLGETTNGNGRCYGVEMEVKMLDSEAMIRLQCQNTNHPTAMLMSALKDLNLDVYYASVSVVKDLMIQQATVKMSSREYTQEQLSSALYYRVAAEPPPASR is encoded by the coding sequence ATGTGGTGGAGTCCGAGCACAGCCGCGGGAATGAACCTGTGCGCCGACGACAGCGTTTCCATGATGGAGGCCCTCATCGCCACCGCCGCCGACCTTCAGGGATGCCCTTGGGCGgtcgtttctcctcctcctcggccgccGGCCCCCGTGACGCCTTCCGATGTGTCGAGGTCTTTTTCCGCCACGGCGACGGCACCGGTACCGGCGCCGCACCTCGACAAGGAGATGCTGCATGAGCGGCTGCAGGCACTGATCGAGGGGGTGAGGGATAGCTGGACATACGTCATCCTCTGGCAGTCGTCGGTGGACACCGATACCGGGGAATCGCTCCTGGTTTGGGCCGATGGCTGCTACAAGGGCTGCGAGGAGGACAAGCGGAAGCAGCAGCCGGCGGCGGCGAGCGCCGCGTCAGCCGCGGAGCAGGTTCGCCGCAAGCGGGTGCTCCGGGAGCTCAACTCGCTCATTGACGGCGATGAACGTTCGTCGTCGGCGAACGAGGCGGCGgaggatgaggtcaccgacagcgAGTGGTTCTTCCTGGTGTCCATGACACAGTCTTTTGTCAATGGCTCCGGTCTCCCCGGCCAGGCCCTCTTCTCCGGTGATCCCTCCTGGCTCGCCGGCGCTGATCGTCTCGCGGTGGCGCCCTGTGACCGCGCGCGCCAGGCGACGGTCTtcgggatccagacaatggtctaCGTCCCCGTCAGCCCCGGCGTGCTCGAGCTCGGATCGACGCAGCTCATCTGCCACAGCTCCGAGATCACGAACAAGATCCGGATCCTCTTCGATTTGAACTCCCTCCAGATGCCGCTAGCCAACGCCGCCGCCGGATCCGTTCTCTCGCCACTGTCGCTGGCGGCGTCGACTGCGGTCAATCAGGGCGAGATCGATCCGTCGGAGCTCTGGTTCGCAGATCCCTCCTTGGTCGAGATTAAGGACTTCGTTTTGCCCAACTCTGCTTCAGTCGAGATTTCCGTCTCAAAGCCCTTGATCCACTTCGATAGCAACCATAGCTCGCGTACCTTAAGGGAGAACCCTAGTCCGTTCCAGATCCAGCAATCCAACGGCCAAAGATACCAACAGCGACAGCAGCATCAGAGCAGCAGCGGCAACGACTCCCAGACCCAACCTTTCTTCGCTAGGGAGCTCAATTTCTCGGAGTTATTGCACACTGGCCCTGCCGCCCCGCTCCAATCCGTCAAACCCGAGTCCGACGAGAACGGAAACTTCATCGGTAGCAAGAGGAACTCCTCTGCTGCAATTGTCGCCAGCAACATGTTCTCCAGCCACCAGATCGCTGCCGCGGTGCCCGACGACAACATGAACAACAGCTCTACTGGAGCCATGTCTATGCCGAGAAGCAACGACGAGGCGAAGCTTGTGTTCTCGTCGGCTCCGGCCCGACCCTCGTCCATCGCGCTAATGAAGTGTTCCCCTGGTGGCGGCAGCATCGGCGACTTCCTTGAGGGGGCCGACTCGGACCATTCCGACACGGAGCGCTCGATGCGGAAAATGGAGAGCAGCCTGCTGACAGACCCGGAAAAGCGCCCGCGGAAGCGCGGCCGCAAGCCTGCCAACGGCCGCGAGGAGCCGCTCAACCACGTTGAGGCCGAGCGGCAGCGTCGCGAGAAGCTCAACCAGAGGTTCTACGCCCTTCGCTCGGTCGTCCCCAACGTGTCCAAGATGGACAAAGCCTCCCTCCTCGGCGACGCCACGACCTACATCAACGAGCTCCGCGTCAAGCTCCAGTCACTGGAATCCGAGAAGGAGGGCCTGGAAGCCCAGGTCGAAGCCCTCAGGAAGGATCGCCAATCCCCCCCCGCCCGCTCGCCTCATCTAGGCGAGACCACGAACGGCAACGGCCGATGCTACGGCGTGGAGATGGAAGTGAAGATGCTGGATTCGGAGGCGATGATTCGCTTGCAATGCCAGAATACGAATCACCCAACCGCGATGCTGATGTCGGCATTGAAAGATCTCAATCTCGATGTCTACTACGCGAGTGTGTCGGTGGTGAAGGACCTCATGATCCAACAGGCCACGGTGAAGATGTCGAGCAGGGAGTACACGCAAGAGCAGCTCAGCTCCGCACTGTACTACAGAGTGGCGGCCGAGCCGCCGCCCGCCAGTAGATAG